One window of Choristoneura fumiferana chromosome 13, NRCan_CFum_1, whole genome shotgun sequence genomic DNA carries:
- the beta-PheRS gene encoding phenylalanine--tRNA ligase beta subunit, translated as MPTISVKRDALFAALGKTYTDDEFQDLCFEFGLELDEVTTEKQILMKEQGESAGSGVSEEVLYRIDIPANRYDLLCLEGLVNGLLVFQKKKDPPQYRLKKYEDCWSLHLTPSTAQVRPYAVAAVLRGINFTKESYDSFIDLQDKLHQNICRKRSLVAIGTHDLATVQGPFVYDALPPADIKFKALNQQKEMTAPELMELYQSHAQLKQYLGIIRDSPVYPVIKDKNGVVLSMPPIINGDHSKITLNTKNVFIEATATDLTKAKVVVDTLVCMFSQYCGEQYAVQQCKVFAPDGTYELYPKLEYREERINLDKANSYIGISESGESVAALLSRMCLVTSLEAGDGALRVRVPPTRHDVIHACDLYEDIAIAYGYNNIKRRAGRVATAGAQAPLSKLTEQLRRECAHAGYSEALPFTLCSREDISTKLGAPLSSERAVLIANPKTLEFQVARTRLLPGLLKTLAANKKMPLPLKLFEISDVVLQDSAAETGARNERRLCAVHCGRTAGFQLVHGLLDRAMLLLRTARAPSGYWLRQAEDPAYFPGRCAEVVLRDRVIGKVGVLHPSVLTAFELTNPCSAIEINIEPFL; from the exons ATGCCGACAATTTCAGTTAAGCGTGATGCGTTATTTGCTGCTCTTGGAAAAACGTACA cTGACGATGAGTTCCAGGATCTTTGTTTCGAATTCGGATTAGAGTTAGATGAAGTC ACAACAGAGAAGCAAATATTGATGAAGGAGCAGGGTGAAAGTGCAGGCTCAGGCGTTTCAGAGGAGGTATTGTACCGCATCGACATTCCCGCCAACCGATATGACCTACTATGTCTCGAAGGCTTGGTCAATGGGTTATTGGTATTCCAGAAAAA AAAGGATCCTCCCCAATATCGCTTGAAGAAGTACGAAGACTGCTGGTCGCTACACCTCACACCCAGCACGGCGCAGGTCCGGCCGTACGCGGTCGCTGCGGTCCTAAGGGGTATCAACTTCACTAAGGAGTCCTATGACAGCTTCATCGATTTGCAG GACAAATTGCATCAGAACATCTGCCGAAAGCGGTCTCTGGTCGCCATAGGGACCCACGACCTGGCCACAGTGCAGGGCCCCTTCGTGTACGACGCACTGCCGCCAGCGGACATCAAATTCAAGGCGTTGAACCAACAGAAGGAGATGACGGCGCCGGAATTGATGGAATTGTATCAA AGCCACGCGCAGCTGAAGCAGTACCTGGGCATAATCCGGGACAGCCCGGTGTACCCGGTCATCAAGGACAAAAACGGGGTGGTCCTCTCCATGCCGCCCATCATCAACGGCGACCATTCCAAGATCACGCTTAACACCAAGAATGTCTTCATCGAGGCGACCGCCACTGACTTGACCAAG GCAAAAGTGGTGGTCGACACGCTAGTGTGCATGTTCTCACAGTACTGCGGCGAGCAGTATGCGGTCCAACAGTGCAAGGTGTTTGCGCCCGACGGCACCTACGAGCTGTATCCGAAGCTGGAGTACCGCGAGGAACGGATCAACCTCGACAAGGCTAACAGTTATATTGGAATAAG TGAAAGTGGCGAGAGCGTGGCGGCGCTACTGTCGCGCATGTGCCTGGTGACGTCACTGGAGGCGGGGGACGGCgcgctgcgcgtgcgcgtgccCCCCACCCGCCACGACGTCATCCACGCCTGCGACCTGTACGAGGACATCGCTATCGCCTATGG GTACAACAACATCAAACGTCGTGCGGGGCGCGTGGCGACGGCGGGTGCGCAGGCGCCGCTCAGTAAGCTCACGGAGCAGCTGCGGCGGGAGTGCGCGCACGCCGGCTACAGCGAGGCGCTACCGTTCACGCTC TGTTCCCGCGAAGACATATCGACGAAGCTGGGCGCCCCTCTGTCCTCGGAGAGAGCCGTGCTCATCGCCAACCCCAAGACCCTGGAGTTCCAAGTGGCGCGCACGCGGCTGCTGCCCGGACTGCTGAAGACGCTCGCTGCCAATAAGAAGATGCCGCTGCCGCTCAAGCTGTTCGAGATTAGCGATGTTGTGCTACAGGACAGTGCGGCTG AGACGGGAGCGCGTAACGAGCGTCGGCTGTGCGCGGTGCACTGCGGGCGCACCGCCGGCTTCCAGCTGGTGCACGGGCTGCTGGACCGCGCCATGCTGCTGCTGCGGACCGCACGCGCCCCAAGCGGCTACTGGCTGCGGCAGGCTGAAG ACCCTGCATATTTCCCCGGGCGGTGCGCCGAGGTCGTCCTGCGAGACCGAGTGATAGGCAAAGTTGGGGTGCTCCACCCCAGCGTCCTCACTGCCTTCGAGCTCACCAACCCCTGCTCTGCGATAGAAATCAACATCGAGCCCTTCCtctaa
- the LOC141434163 gene encoding uncharacterized protein has protein sequence MVHLEVPGVPSCSSLTINDLPNELLIYIFSMVDFESLLAVAKVCTRWQQLCLTPCVWDNTRLIVCMKNYVKIRENIVPFVAKYLKNVKLQYFKLYSQVRASLISHCPNLTHLEISISQVDSCIFDDLGHWPNLKFLSFRNSLIVQNPENANGNFVYHLPFENLKYLETLILSNFALTPGSLYSMLQCTRLVSINMEKMKNIPADFLESLLRTKQNTLRALHIYGDTLNDDIIRYISSCKALQVLHVMTCKTLFDSSLLHLYRLKNLHSLKLRHGYFSTIALLGYFSNNLFQNLTYLSLSRCHHVTMQVAKAIKASAPNLKEMSFYLCPFIIAPDFNRSELEKMFDIQLLLD, from the coding sequence ATGGTACATCTAGAGGTACCAGGGGTCCCAAGCTGCAGCTCACTTACTATAAATGACCTGCCAAATGAGCTCCTAATTTATATTTTCTCTATGGTTGATTTTGAGTCACTTCTAGCCGTGGCAAAAGTTTGTACAAGATGGCAACAACTCTGCTTGACCCCTTGTGTTTGGGATAATACTCGCCTCATTGTATGCATGAAAAATTATGTGAAAATAAGAGAAAACATTGTGCCTTTTGTAGCAAAGTATTTGAAGAATGTTAAACTACAGTATTTCAAACTGTATTCTCAAGTAAGGGCTTCCCTGATTAGCCATTGTCCTAACTTGACTCATCTAGAAATTAGTATATCTCAAGTTGATAGTTGTATATTTGATGATTTAGGTCACTGGcctaatttaaagtttttgagTTTCCGTAATTCTTTAATAGTACAAAATCCTGAGAATGCAAATGGGAATTTCGTTTATCACTTACCAtttgaaaatttgaaataccTGGAGACTCTGATCCTCTCCAACTTTGCTCTGACGCCTGGAAGCCTGTACAGCATGCTGCAGTGCACCCGCTTGGTGAGCATTAATATGGAGAAAATGAAGAATATTCCAGCAGACTTCCTCGAATCCCTGCTCCGGACCAAGCAGAACACTTTGCGGGCATTGCACATTTATGGTGATACATTGAATGATGACATAATTCGCTATATATCCAGCTGCAAGGCCTTACAGGTCCTGCATGTAATGACATGCAAAACCTTGTTTGATTCCAGTTTACTGCACTTATACAGACTTAAGAATTTGCATTCACTTAAATTGCGTCATGGCTATTTTTCAACTATTGCATTACTtggatatttttcaaacaatttgtTTCAAAACTTGACCTACTTGAGTCTCTCTAGATGCCATCACGTGACCATGCAGGTAGCTAAGGCGATCAAAGCAAGTGCACCCAACCTCAAGGAAATGTCATTCTATTTGTGCCCATTTATTATTGCACCTGACTTCAACAGGTCAgagttggaaaaaatgtttGACATACAATTACTTCTCGATTAA
- the LOC141434164 gene encoding uncharacterized protein isoform X3 yields the protein MDSREIERTLQIWARGQGAQQMFYAYPAPAGGSVNIGYSTTGATAGTTATAAGYASSGGSGGGYGGGGSSGGGYGGGSSSGGGGYGGAGGGGGGGGSGGAAGYSYDTPTSPAPRPSPSPGTISTNAPEYLPPVSSTGGGGGGGSTGGYTSPTAGPSPTTGAVSLSDSYLPPAPSSPAPSAPPSPSAPDAGYLLPKPSPQFPPPPGPPSSPTPSPPTSGYLPPFSTPGSPTQGTVSTPAVTYLPPVL from the exons ATGGATTCAAGGGAAATCGAGCGAACTCTTCAAATATG GGCGCGAGGACAAGGAGCCCAGCAGATGTTTTACGCGTACCCGGCGCCGGCGGGCGGCAGCGTCAACATCGGGTACTCCACAACCGGAGCCACTGCTGGCACGACCGCCACGGCCGCGGGGTATGCAAGCTCCGGGGGAAGCGGGGGAGGCTACGGCGGCGGTGGCAGCAGCGGTGGTGGTTACGGTGGAGGCAGTAGCAGCGGTGGCGGTGGCTACGGCGGTgccggtggcggcggcggcggaggtGGCAGTGGCGGAGCTGCCGGCTATTCCTACGACACACCCACTTCACCAGCTCCAAGACCTTCACCATCACCGGGAACTATTTCCACCAACGCCCCAGAGTATTTGCCACCCGTCAGCTCAACTGGAGGGGGAGGTGGAGGGGGCTCCACGGGAGGCTACACTAGTCCGACTGCTGGACCTAGCCCGACCACGGGGGCCGTAAGTCTAAGCGACTCATATCTACCGCCAGCGCCGTCGAGTCCTGCGCCATCTGCTCCTCCATCACCGAGCGCTCCCGACGCTGGGTATTTACTCCCGAAGCCGTCTCCCCAGTTTCCTCCCCCGCCTGGCCCACCTTCATCGCCTACACCATCACCTCCAACTTCTGGATATTTGCCACCATTCTCAACGCCTGGTTCTCCAACACAAGGCACTGTGTCTACTCCAGCTGTGACATACTTGCCGCCTGTTCTTTGA
- the LOC141434164 gene encoding uncharacterized protein isoform X2, whose protein sequence is MRAQFTFVFKCAPFWVLLSSVVICEDVRIKRQSGARGQGAQQMFYAYPAPAGGSVNIGYSTTGATAGTTATAAGYASSGGSGGGYGGGGSSGGGYGGGSSSGGGGYGGAGGGGGGGGSGGAAGYSYDTPTSPAPRPSPSPGTISTNAPEYLPPVSSTGGGGGGGSTGGYTSPTAGPSPTTGAVSLSDSYLPPAPSSPAPSAPPSPSAPDAGYLLPKPSPQFPPPPGPPSSPTPSPPTSGYLPPFSTPGSPTQGTVSTPAVTYLPPVL, encoded by the exons ATGCGCGCACAATTTACATTTGTTTTCAAATGTGCTCCCTTTTGGGTTCTACTCTCCAGTGTTGTGATCTGTGAAGATGTTAGAATAAAACGGCAGTCCGG GGCGCGAGGACAAGGAGCCCAGCAGATGTTTTACGCGTACCCGGCGCCGGCGGGCGGCAGCGTCAACATCGGGTACTCCACAACCGGAGCCACTGCTGGCACGACCGCCACGGCCGCGGGGTATGCAAGCTCCGGGGGAAGCGGGGGAGGCTACGGCGGCGGTGGCAGCAGCGGTGGTGGTTACGGTGGAGGCAGTAGCAGCGGTGGCGGTGGCTACGGCGGTgccggtggcggcggcggcggaggtGGCAGTGGCGGAGCTGCCGGCTATTCCTACGACACACCCACTTCACCAGCTCCAAGACCTTCACCATCACCGGGAACTATTTCCACCAACGCCCCAGAGTATTTGCCACCCGTCAGCTCAACTGGAGGGGGAGGTGGAGGGGGCTCCACGGGAGGCTACACTAGTCCGACTGCTGGACCTAGCCCGACCACGGGGGCCGTAAGTCTAAGCGACTCATATCTACCGCCAGCGCCGTCGAGTCCTGCGCCATCTGCTCCTCCATCACCGAGCGCTCCCGACGCTGGGTATTTACTCCCGAAGCCGTCTCCCCAGTTTCCTCCCCCGCCTGGCCCACCTTCATCGCCTACACCATCACCTCCAACTTCTGGATATTTGCCACCATTCTCAACGCCTGGTTCTCCAACACAAGGCACTGTGTCTACTCCAGCTGTGACATACTTGCCGCCTGTTCTTTGA
- the LOC141434164 gene encoding uncharacterized protein isoform X1 gives MRAQFTFVFKCAPFWVLLSSVVICEDVRIKRQSGYVYNRPSISFDLPSRATAAPTAGTQAPTVDRARGQGAQQMFYAYPAPAGGSVNIGYSTTGATAGTTATAAGYASSGGSGGGYGGGGSSGGGYGGGSSSGGGGYGGAGGGGGGGGSGGAAGYSYDTPTSPAPRPSPSPGTISTNAPEYLPPVSSTGGGGGGGSTGGYTSPTAGPSPTTGAVSLSDSYLPPAPSSPAPSAPPSPSAPDAGYLLPKPSPQFPPPPGPPSSPTPSPPTSGYLPPFSTPGSPTQGTVSTPAVTYLPPVL, from the coding sequence ATGCGCGCACAATTTACATTTGTTTTCAAATGTGCTCCCTTTTGGGTTCTACTCTCCAGTGTTGTGATCTGTGAAGATGTTAGAATAAAACGGCAGTCCGGGTACGTGTATAACAGGCCGAGTATATCGTTCGATCTGCCCTCGCGGGCGACGGCCGCGCCCACTGCAGGCACTCAAGCTCCAACTGTTGACAGGGCGCGAGGACAAGGAGCCCAGCAGATGTTTTACGCGTACCCGGCGCCGGCGGGCGGCAGCGTCAACATCGGGTACTCCACAACCGGAGCCACTGCTGGCACGACCGCCACGGCCGCGGGGTATGCAAGCTCCGGGGGAAGCGGGGGAGGCTACGGCGGCGGTGGCAGCAGCGGTGGTGGTTACGGTGGAGGCAGTAGCAGCGGTGGCGGTGGCTACGGCGGTgccggtggcggcggcggcggaggtGGCAGTGGCGGAGCTGCCGGCTATTCCTACGACACACCCACTTCACCAGCTCCAAGACCTTCACCATCACCGGGAACTATTTCCACCAACGCCCCAGAGTATTTGCCACCCGTCAGCTCAACTGGAGGGGGAGGTGGAGGGGGCTCCACGGGAGGCTACACTAGTCCGACTGCTGGACCTAGCCCGACCACGGGGGCCGTAAGTCTAAGCGACTCATATCTACCGCCAGCGCCGTCGAGTCCTGCGCCATCTGCTCCTCCATCACCGAGCGCTCCCGACGCTGGGTATTTACTCCCGAAGCCGTCTCCCCAGTTTCCTCCCCCGCCTGGCCCACCTTCATCGCCTACACCATCACCTCCAACTTCTGGATATTTGCCACCATTCTCAACGCCTGGTTCTCCAACACAAGGCACTGTGTCTACTCCAGCTGTGACATACTTGCCGCCTGTTCTTTGA
- the LOC141434166 gene encoding glutathione S-transferase 1-1-like encodes MVLKLYVVSDGPPSLSVRQALALLEVPCQQVDVDFGAGDHMTDEYALMNPQKEIPVLDDDGFFLSESNAILQYICDKYSPGTPLYPQDPKIRAVVNHRLCFNLSTYYANISAYTMAPIFFDYERTPLGLKKVHIALDVFNTYLSRAGTTHAAADHLTIADFPLINSTMTLEAIDFDFSKYEKVSTWYEDFKKDYPELWKISADAMKEIKHFAANPPDLTHMDHPIHPIRKVKK; translated from the exons ATGGTACTGAAACTGTACGTGGTGTCGGACGGGCCGCCGTCGTTGTCGGTGCGGCAGGCGCTGGCGCTGCTGGAGGTGCCCTGCCAACAAGTCGACGTCGACTTCGGCGCCGGCGACCACATGACCGACGAATACGCGCTG ATGAACCCACAAAAAGAGATACCGGTGTTGGACGACGACGGATTCTTCCTCAGCGAGAGCAACGCCATTCTTCAGTACATCTGCGATAAGTACAGCCCTGGCACGCCTCTATATCCCCAGGATCCAAAAATTAG GGCAGTAGTCAATCACCGGCTGTGCTTCAATCTCTCGACATACTACGCGAACATATCAGCGTATACA ATGGCCCCAATATTCTTCGACTACGAGCGCACTCCTCTGGGCCTGAAGAAGGTCCACATCGCTCTGGACGTGTTCAACACATACTTGTCGCGCGCAGGCACCACCCACGCCGCCGCCGATCACCTCACCATCGCCGACTTCCCGCTAATCAACTCCACCATGACCCTTGAAGCTATAGACTTCGACTTCTCCAAGTATGAAAAG GTAAGCACGTGGTATGAAGACTTCAAGAAAGACTATCCAGAGCTGTGGAAGATTTCAGCAGATGCTATGAAAGAAATCAAGCACTTCGCAGCAAATCCTCCAGATTTAACTCACATGGACCACCCAATCCATCCAATCCGTAAAGTTAAGAAGTAG